The Nitrospira sp. sequence CTGTTGCGGAGTATCGAACAGCACACGAAGGCCCATGTTGCTGTCCAGCCGCTTCCCAGTGTGGCTGATCTCCGGGCCAGACGATTGGATCGTGTTCAAGCCGCCGTGGAGGACGTCTTGCAGGCCGGACAGCTGGATGCCTTCCGGTCCCTCATCGAACGGCTCTCCGCCACACACCCTCCGGCCGATGTCGCGGCGGCGGCGATCAAGCTCCTGATTCGCGCACAAGGCGGCGACCGCCCTGAGCAAGACATTCCTCTGGTCCCCGTCAGACAGCCTGAATTCGAACGGCCGATTCGGAATACCAACCGCTCTGGCGGCCCGCCACGCAGCGGGTTCACCGAGCGTCAGCCGGTGGGACGGATGGGGCGTGGCAGGACCGGCATGGCTCGGGTCTATGTCGGAGCGGGGCGTGAGGCGGGCATCCGACCGGGCGATCTCGTGGGAGCCATCGCCAACGAAGCGAAGGTCTCCTCCAATGTCATCGGGGCCATCGAAATCGAGGAGCGGTTTTCCCTCGTGGATGTTCCGGAAACCATGGCTTCCGGGATCATCGAGAGCCTCGGACGCGCGCGCATCAAAGGCCGCAAAGTGCCGGTGCGATTGTTTCGCGATTAGCCTTGTGAGAGGCGCACATGGTTTTCTTTTCCATCACGCCCCACTACAATAGCCGAGCATGACAGCGACTCCTCACGTGCTCGTCATCGGTGCGGGACTGGCGGGGCTGGTCTGTGCGCGTCGTCTGACGGAGGCCGGTGTGGCCTGTACGGTTCTTGAGGGCTCGGATGGCGTCGGCGGGCGCGCTCGGACGGATCGTTTCGAAGGATTTCAGCTTGACCGCGGCTTCCAGGTGTTTCTGACCGGTTATCCGGAGGCTCGCAAAACGCTGGATTATTCCTCGCTTGATCTCAAACCCTTTCATTCCGGAGCGCTCATTCGCTATGGCGGCCGGTTCCATCTCGTCAGCGATCCCCTCCGGCGACCACAGGATCTGCTGCAGATCTTGTTCACTCCGATTGGATCGCTGACCGACAAGTTCTTGGCGTTGCAACTCCGCCGAAACGCGTTACAGCAACGTCTCTGCTCCGTGGCCGGTGGGTCTGCGCGGTCGACCCATGATATGCTACCGGCCTATGGCTTTTCCGACTCCATCCTGACGCGCTTCTTCCATCCTTTTCTCAGCGGGGTGTTTTTGGAAACCGCATTGACCACCCCCTGTTGGATCTTCGAGCATGTGTGGGCCGCGTTTTCACGGGGGGAGACCGCTCTGCCACGGGACGGCATGGGAGCGATTGCGCAACAACTCGCGGCGGGGTTGCCTGCGGAGGCGGTACGTCTGAATCAGCCTGTGCGACAGATTGACGGTGCGAAAGTCGTACTGGAATCCGGCGAAGCGCTTACGGCAGATGCGGTGGTCGTGGCCACGGACGACCAAACCGCCGCCCGTTTACGTGGCGAACGTGTCTCTCATGCCGACGGACGCCGATCCACCACCGTGTATTTTGACGCACCGGCGGCTCCGCGAAGGGAGCCTTGGTTGATGGTCAACGGAGACGGAGACGAACTGGTCCACACGGTGTGTGTGTTGAGCGAAGCGGCGCCCTCCTACGCACCGGCGGGACGTGCCTTGATCTCAGTGGCTCTTGCGGATCGTCCAGGTGCGGCCGGCGGTGATCTGCCGGAGGCGGTGCGTACGGTTCTTCGATCCTGGTTCGGCCGGCAAGTCAACGACTGGCGCCATCTCAAAACCTATCAGATCCCGCGTGCATTGCCACCGGTCGAGCTGCTGCCGTCTTCACATCACGGGACCTCTGCGCGTGTGGCTCCCGGTGTCTACCTGTGCGGAGATTACCGCGAAAGCGGAACCCTCGATGGAGCACTCGTCTCAGGTCGTAAGGCTGCTGAGGCGGTCCTGACCGATTATCCGCTCTCGTAACGCACGATGGTCCTTGTGGTCTCAGCGTTTCCGTTGGTTGGAATCCCCGCGGCACCCGTCCGGCAACCGACACCACGATGAAGGATTCGGATCCCGTCGTCCCCGCTACGGTCAGACTCCCTGAAATTACCGTCAAAGCTGTGGTCTTGTCGGTGATCCTGGCGGCCGTCCTGGCGGCGGCCAACGCCTATTTGGGTTTATTTGCCGGAATGACCGTGTCCGCGTCCATTCCAGCCGCCGTCGCCTCCATGGCGATTCTGCGACTGTTCCGCCGATCGAACATCCTCGAAAACAACATCGTTCAAACCGCGGCGTCATCCGGCGAGGCGCTGGCCGCCGGCGTCATCTTTACCATCCCCGCGCTTTTGCTGGTCGGATATTGGTCTGAGTTCGACTATTGGCAGACCGTTCTGATTGCCGCGGTGGGCGGAATTCTGGGCGTGCTGTTCACCATCCCCTTGCGGCGAGCGCTCATTGTCACCGCGCGCTTGCGGTTTCCCGAAGGAATGGCGACGGCTGAAGTTTTGAAGGTCGGCGCCGCGGAACGAAGCGGGGCCGCGGCGCGCGAATCGACGCGGGATGTTCAGTCGCTTCTCTCCGCGGCGTTTGTCGGTGGTCTGGTGAAATTCGGTGAAAGCGGCCTGCGCTTGTGGTCAGAATCGCTGGAAGGAGCGGTGCAGGTCGGGCGCACCGTCCTCTATGCCGGCCTCAATCTCTCGCCGGCGCTGCTTGCAGTGGGGTTCATCATCGGCTTGCGGACGGCAGTCGTGGTCTTTTTAGGCGGAGCCCTTGGATGGCTGATCCTGATGCCGGCCTACGGGCTCATCAACGGACTACCGGCCGATCGTACCGGATTGGCGGCGGCCATGGCGATTTGGAGCGGTCAGATCCGCTACGTCGGGATCGGCGCAATGCTGACCGGAGGGTTGTGGACGCTGACCAAGCTGCGCGAACCGGTCTGGAAAAGCCTGCAGACGCTCCGGGCGAGTTATCATGCGTCAGGATCACGCGGGGAGAAGGCGGGCTCTGTGCGCACGGAGCAGGATGCGACGTTCTTGTGGATCGTCGTCCCATTCGGCCTCTCGCTCCTGCCGATGGCTGTGATGTATTCGCGAGTCGTCGACAGTCCGCTGATCGGCATCATCATGACCATGGTCATGGGGATTGCGGCGTTTCTGTTCTCATCCGTGGCGGCCTATATGGCCGGTTTGGTCGGGAGTTCCAGCAACCCCGTGTCGGGCGTGACGATCGCCACCATCATGGTTGCGGCTCTGCTGCTCGTACTGTTCCTGGGAACCGGTCATCCGGCCGGGCCGGCGGCAACTCTGGTGATCGGAGCGGTTGTGTGTTGCGCCGCCGCCATGGGGGGCGACAATCTCCAAGATCTCAAGACGGGTCATCTGGTCGGGGCAACGCCATGGAAGCAGCAAGTGATGCAAGTGGTCGGCGTGCTGACCGGCGCGCTGGTCCTTGTGCCGGTACTATCGCTCCTGCAGGCCAAGTATGGGATCGGGGAACCGACGGCGGCGCATCCGCATCCACTCAGTGCGCCGCAGGCCACCTTGATGGCCAACTTGACGCGCAGTGTATTCGGCTCCGGGTTGCCCTGGCCTCTCGTCGGACTGGGGGCGGTCATCGGCATTCTTGTCATCTTAGTGGATCGGCGGCAAGAGCTCCGTGGGAGCGACTTTCGTGTGCCTGTACTCGCTGTGGCGCTGGGGATGTATTTGCCTTTGAAACTCTCGGCCGCTATTGTTTTGGGCGGGGTGATTGCAGCATCGGCGAACCGGCAAGCGGGAAGGGGAGAGCAGATGTCTCAACGGGGGTTACTCGTTGCCGCCGGGCTGATCACCGGTGAAGCGTTGATGGGTATTATCCTGGCCATGCCGATCGCGCTGGCAGCCCTGTGGCCTGGTCTGGCCGGCGATCCATTTGCCGTCTTCACGGCGCCTCCCTTCGGAGGATGGCCCGGGCTGATCGTGGTCGCGGGAGTGGGGTTGTTTCTGTACCGAACGGCGGCGGGGGCAGGCCGGACGAGCCATCATTCAGCTTGAACCCTTGTGGCGATCGCAGGAAGGTGAGGCCGCATCATGACTGTCGCATTTTCCGATTCACCGGAATTTCTTACCGCTGTGTATGCGATTGATGGACCGGAGTCGCCGGCCCGCGCGAAGGCGGAGCGTATTTGTTTCGACCAAACCATCGAGGCTGAGGACCATCTGTTGCCTCCGGCTCTCCGATCGATCATCGTCGGTCATCTCGAGGCTCTACGGCACGTGCCTGGCGGAAAGTTCGAGGCCACCATCCGTTTTAGAGCCGACCTCCTCAGCGGGGACTGTACCGACGTGCTCAATGTGTTGTTTGGGACGAGCAGTCTTCGCGGAAACGTCACGTTGCTTTCATTTTCGATGACGGGAGGACTGCTTTCTTCATGGCGAGGACCGAGGTACGGCATTCAAGGTCTCAGACGGGCGGTTGGTGTCCGGCATCGGCCGCTGCTCTGCGCGGTGCTGAAACCGCTTGGACGGAGTCCGCACGAGCTGGCGGTGTTGGCGGCTCAATTTGTGGAAGGCGGTGTCGACATGATCAAGGACGACCAGAGTCTCGTCGATCAGCCCTGTTGCCCGTTCGAAGAGCGGGTCGCTCGCTGCGCTGACGCCATTGGAGAAACGAGCGCGCGGCGAGGGAGAGCATGCCTGTATTTCGCGCATGTCAGCGGGGCGTTGGATACGATGCGCCGGCGGGCTGCCCAGGCCAAGGCTCTCGGCGCGACCGGTCTTCTCGTGGCTCCGGGTTTGACCGGCTTCGATTCCATGCGGACGCTCGGCTTGGATGATGGACTCGCGCTGCCTATCGCCAGTCACCCGGCGTTACTCGGTGCGGCGGTGAGCCATGATAAGAGCGGGGTTGCGCCGGCCGTTCTGTATGGACTCTTGCCTCGATTGGTCGGCGCAGATGTGACCGTCTATCCTGCGTTCGGCTCGGATTATCCGATGACGCGAGAAGACTGTCTGTCGGTAGCTGAGCACTGCCGACAGTCTTGGGGCGCTCTCGAACCGATGATGCCCGGGGTCGGTGGACGCATCGGACCGGAACGGCTCGCCGAGTTGGCTTCGTCGTTGGGTCGGGATACTATTTTTGTCTTGGGTAGCCGCGTCCAGAAGGATTCGGAAGGTGTCGTTGCGGCGATGAAGGCCTTTCGCCGCGCGTTCGCAGAGTCAAACTGAGCCAGAGGGCCATCCGGCTTCTAAAAAGTCAGGGTCTTTGGTATCCTTAACGGCATCGTCCATGGCGTGTCTTCGAGAGAAACATATTCTGGAGGCAACAATGAAGGTATCCACGAGGTTCTTTGAATTGCTCCGCATGATCGGCCGGCTCTGGTCTGACTTTCCCTTATTGGTTCGTCTGCTCAAGGCATGGAAGAATGGAAGCTACCGTGGACTCTCCCTGCGCACCCTTGCCTCGCTGGCGGCAGCCATCCTCTATGTGCTGAGTCCGGTCGACTTGATCCCGGACTTTATTCCCGGGATCGGATTGATCGATGACGCAGCGGTGCTGACGTTTCTGCTCCACAGCATGGCGCAGGATCTGGCGGCGTTTCGAACATGGGAACAGAGCCGCGTCAATCTGTGAGCGCTTGATAAAGGCTCGATCGACGATCGGGGCTATGCCGCGCTCTTCCTGGGAACCTTGGCGCCTTTGCGTCTTGCTTCTGAAAGTCCGATGGCGATGGCTTGTTTGCGGCTGCGCACACGTTTTCCACTGTTGCCGCTTTTCAGCGTTCCCTGCTTTCGCTTGTGCATCGCTTGTTCGACCGATTTCTGAGCACGCTTACCATATCGCGCCATAGTCACTCTCCTCGATTCGGTTCGCCTGCCTCCACTCCTCCGTTTTGTACTCTCAACTATGCACATTGTTGCGTGAGACCGGTGAATTGAGGACTAGGAAAGCGCCTTGGACATTCGGCGGCGGAGCGGAAATGGTGTGGAAGCAGAATCGGCGAAACAATGCACGCACGACAGGGGCAAGACGAGGGAGGTTTATCCAATTAGGTCGGAATGAAACCGATTGAGTGGTCGTATGGAACGGGCCGTCACTTCGTGATACACGATGAATCGACCGTCTTTCCGAGGGCGGGTGAACATGCCCTCGACGATAATGCGGTCTCCATCGTGAACTCGTGTCCGGCTGATGACTTTAAGCGCACCCACTCCATCGGCGAGACGAAACTTGAAACTCGGTCGACCTTGCTGATCGGTGACTAATTGAACACCTTTCACTAATCCCGTGAGGACTACAGCGTGGCGATCACGTACTTCGTGGCGAGGGATGGAGTTAGCCATCTGGATTTATCGATGTGATGAATCAGTGACGCGCTTGTGATCGGTTTCATTGTCCCGATGCGGCAAGACACCGGCCTTCCCGAGGTTGGACATCTGTTCGGTAGCCATATGGGCCGATGGAGATGGGGGGCCTACTCCCGCACTGTTCTCGCCCCCGCCTCCTGCAAATAAACTGATACCGATGAGGATCGCGAGAGCCACGGCAACCCCTGTGGTATCCACCGTGTGGGAAATCCGTTCTTGCAACCGACGATGCAACTGCATGGTTCCACTTCTCCTGGTGAATGCGGTAGTGTCCTCTATACCCTGCTGATGCAGAGCGAGCTACAGGGGAGAACCCTAGTTATTCCTCGATCAATTCTCAAGAAAAACTTAAAAATCGTACGAGGGATGTCATGTGATGAGGGATCGGCCACGTCGTTTCTTGATCACAAAGCTCGTCGTTCGCCCGGGTGGCCGATCATTCCGTATCAGATTTTACGTTTCGCCCTGGCCGTCGGGGATGCCTGCAATGGGTCTTCAGGCCAATGGTGTTTCGGATATCGCCCTCGCAACTCCTTCCGGACATCATGGTAGCTTCCTGCCCAGAATCCACCGAGATCTTTGGTGACCTGTACCGGCCGATGGGCGGGCGAGAGGAGATGCAAGGTCAGCGGAATTTTTCCGTCGGCTACCCGCGGAGTCTCCTTACAACCGAACATCTCTTGCAGCCGCACCGCGAGAACGGGCGGTTCAGACGGTGTGTACTCGATTCGGAGACGGGAACCGCTCGGTACGGTGATATGACTCGGAGCGAATCGGTCAAGACGTCGGTGCTGTTCGTGGGTCAGGAGGGCATGAAGCGGTGTCGTCAGATCCAATCGTCTAACCCGATCAAGCGTGGTGATCCCGGCTACGTAAGGGCCGAGCCATGTCTCCAACGCCGCCAGCAGTGCCTCCTCAGAAAGATCAGGCCAGTCCGAGTTGCTGCCTTCGAGGCCCCGGATCCACATCACTCGAGTCCGCCATTGCTGTAATTCCGGAGAGAATCTGAATACTTCAAGTCCTGCTTTATGAATACCCTGCAGTAACACTTTAACTATGGATTCATTACCCTTTATATCGAGCGCTTCCTCGGCAAGGACTAAGGCCCCTAACTTCTGACGGGATGATGCCCGAACAGCGCCACTCGTGTCGTCCCACGCAACCGACTCCTCAACCAGCAGCTCGTCACGATATAAGGACTCGATCTCCTCTCGCGCAATCGGAGCCGCCAGGTTAATGCCGGCCCACATGTCGCCACCATCCAAGTCGGCAACGACCAGAAAGGGTTCACCCGCGATGGGGTCCGGCCTCATGAACCGCGCGCCACGACCATTGACCAATCGGTAGCGTCCGTCATCCCCGGGTTGCCGCTGCGCAATCCGATCAGGATACGCGAGCGCAAGCAGTAGCCCGACTGCCTGCGATCGATCCTGTCCGCTGTTCTCCCTCCTCATGGATGGAGTGCGGAGCTGTCGCCGCCACAGATCAGACGTTCGTTGCACCCGTTCAATCGCGGCGCGGTTCACCGTCAGGCCGGTGGAATTGCGCTGTCCCCGAAGCGTATCCATCCTGATGCGCAGATCGGCATTTTGCCGTTCACGTGGTCCCTGAAGAATATCGCGCTCACTCAGCAAGGCCGCCACATCACAAGCCGGATGTGCAAGACCCAGCGGGATTGCTCGGATCAGCATATGTGCCAGACGAGGATGGAGGGGAAGCTCGGCCATGCTCCGGCCATGATCCGTGAGATGTCCCTCACTCGAGAGGGCTCCGAGCCGCGTGAGCAATTCCTTGGATTGTGCGATTGCTCCGGGCGGCGGCGGAGTGAGCCAGGACAACTCCGACGGATCCCGGGCGCCCCACTGGGCGAGGTCGAGCATCAGAGGCGCGAGATCGGCTTCCAATATCTCAGGCGGACGATGGGCTGTCAGTGCACTCTGCTCCTTCTCGGTCCATACGCGATAACAGATACCCGGCTCGAGGCGCCCCGCTCTTCCACGACGTTGTTCGGCGGAATCCCTGGCGACACGGATGGTCTGTAATCGGGTCAAGCCTGAGCGGGGGTCGAAACGCGGGGTGCGCAACCAGCCCGCGTCGATCACGACGCGGATTCCGTCGATCGTCAGACTGGTTTCGGCGATCGATGTGGCGAGCACGATTTTTCGCAGTCCGGGAGCGGCCGGTCGAATCGCCGCATCTTGCATGTCTTGCGGAAGCTCGCCATGCAAGGGTGCAATTACGATTGATGGACCGAGTCGGGCATCCAACAGCATCCGTTCGACTCGACGAATATCGGCCATGCCCGGAAGGAAGACCAGCAGACTTCCGTGATCCTGGATCAAGGATCGCTTGATCAGGTGTGTCACGGCAAGATCGACACGGCCGGCGAGCGGATGATCAAGATAGCGCGTTTCGACCGGAAACATCCGGCCCTCGCATGAGATGAGGGGCGCGCGGCCCAAGAGTTCGCCGACGGGGCCGCAATCCAATGTGGCGGACATCACCAGGAGACGAAGGTCCGGACGAAAGACGCGTTGCGCTTCGAGACAGAGGGCCAATCCCACATCGGCCTGCAAACTTCGTTCATGGAATTCGTCAAACACCACCATGCCATAGCTGTCGAGTGACGGATCCTGATGGAGCAGGCGCGTGAGGACTCCTTCGGTGACCACTTCGATTCTGGTCCTCGGTCCGATCGCCGTTTCGAGCCGTATCCGATAGCCGACGGTTTCTCCGATCTGTTCATGCCGCTCCTCCGCCATTCGACGAGCTGCGGCCCGTGCGGCCAACCGCCTCGGTTCCAATAC is a genomic window containing:
- the hrpB gene encoding ATP-dependent helicase HrpB, which codes for MPTLPIDDVLPSIRLALGDGSNALLTAPPGAGKTTRVPPALLDEPWLNGKKILVLEPRRLAARAAARRMAEERHEQIGETVGYRIRLETAIGPRTRIEVVTEGVLTRLLHQDPSLDSYGMVVFDEFHERSLQADVGLALCLEAQRVFRPDLRLLVMSATLDCGPVGELLGRAPLISCEGRMFPVETRYLDHPLAGRVDLAVTHLIKRSLIQDHGSLLVFLPGMADIRRVERMLLDARLGPSIVIAPLHGELPQDMQDAAIRPAAPGLRKIVLATSIAETSLTIDGIRVVIDAGWLRTPRFDPRSGLTRLQTIRVARDSAEQRRGRAGRLEPGICYRVWTEKEQSALTAHRPPEILEADLAPLMLDLAQWGARDPSELSWLTPPPPGAIAQSKELLTRLGALSSEGHLTDHGRSMAELPLHPRLAHMLIRAIPLGLAHPACDVAALLSERDILQGPRERQNADLRIRMDTLRGQRNSTGLTVNRAAIERVQRTSDLWRRQLRTPSMRRENSGQDRSQAVGLLLALAYPDRIAQRQPGDDGRYRLVNGRGARFMRPDPIAGEPFLVVADLDGGDMWAGINLAAPIAREEIESLYRDELLVEESVAWDDTSGAVRASSRQKLGALVLAEEALDIKGNESIVKVLLQGIHKAGLEVFRFSPELQQWRTRVMWIRGLEGSNSDWPDLSEEALLAALETWLGPYVAGITTLDRVRRLDLTTPLHALLTHEQHRRLDRFAPSHITVPSGSRLRIEYTPSEPPVLAVRLQEMFGCKETPRVADGKIPLTLHLLSPAHRPVQVTKDLGGFWAGSYHDVRKELRGRYPKHHWPEDPLQASPTARAKRKI
- a CDS encoding ribulose 1,5-bisphosphate carboxylase large subunit: MTVAFSDSPEFLTAVYAIDGPESPARAKAERICFDQTIEAEDHLLPPALRSIIVGHLEALRHVPGGKFEATIRFRADLLSGDCTDVLNVLFGTSSLRGNVTLLSFSMTGGLLSSWRGPRYGIQGLRRAVGVRHRPLLCAVLKPLGRSPHELAVLAAQFVEGGVDMIKDDQSLVDQPCCPFEERVARCADAIGETSARRGRACLYFAHVSGALDTMRRRAAQAKALGATGLLVAPGLTGFDSMRTLGLDDGLALPIASHPALLGAAVSHDKSGVAPAVLYGLLPRLVGADVTVYPAFGSDYPMTREDCLSVAEHCRQSWGALEPMMPGVGGRIGPERLAELASSLGRDTIFVLGSRVQKDSEGVVAAMKAFRRAFAESN
- a CDS encoding oligopeptide transporter, OPT family, yielding MKDSDPVVPATVRLPEITVKAVVLSVILAAVLAAANAYLGLFAGMTVSASIPAAVASMAILRLFRRSNILENNIVQTAASSGEALAAGVIFTIPALLLVGYWSEFDYWQTVLIAAVGGILGVLFTIPLRRALIVTARLRFPEGMATAEVLKVGAAERSGAAARESTRDVQSLLSAAFVGGLVKFGESGLRLWSESLEGAVQVGRTVLYAGLNLSPALLAVGFIIGLRTAVVVFLGGALGWLILMPAYGLINGLPADRTGLAAAMAIWSGQIRYVGIGAMLTGGLWTLTKLREPVWKSLQTLRASYHASGSRGEKAGSVRTEQDATFLWIVVPFGLSLLPMAVMYSRVVDSPLIGIIMTMVMGIAAFLFSSVAAYMAGLVGSSSNPVSGVTIATIMVAALLLVLFLGTGHPAGPAATLVIGAVVCCAAAMGGDNLQDLKTGHLVGATPWKQQVMQVVGVLTGALVLVPVLSLLQAKYGIGEPTAAHPHPLSAPQATLMANLTRSVFGSGLPWPLVGLGAVIGILVILVDRRQELRGSDFRVPVLAVALGMYLPLKLSAAIVLGGVIAASANRQAGRGEQMSQRGLLVAAGLITGEALMGIILAMPIALAALWPGLAGDPFAVFTAPPFGGWPGLIVVAGVGLFLYRTAAGAGRTSHHSA
- a CDS encoding FAD-dependent oxidoreductase, whose protein sequence is MTATPHVLVIGAGLAGLVCARRLTEAGVACTVLEGSDGVGGRARTDRFEGFQLDRGFQVFLTGYPEARKTLDYSSLDLKPFHSGALIRYGGRFHLVSDPLRRPQDLLQILFTPIGSLTDKFLALQLRRNALQQRLCSVAGGSARSTHDMLPAYGFSDSILTRFFHPFLSGVFLETALTTPCWIFEHVWAAFSRGETALPRDGMGAIAQQLAAGLPAEAVRLNQPVRQIDGAKVVLESGEALTADAVVVATDDQTAARLRGERVSHADGRRSTTVYFDAPAAPRREPWLMVNGDGDELVHTVCVLSEAAPSYAPAGRALISVALADRPGAAGGDLPEAVRTVLRSWFGRQVNDWRHLKTYQIPRALPPVELLPSSHHGTSARVAPGVYLCGDYRESGTLDGALVSGRKAAEAVLTDYPLS
- a CDS encoding DUF1232 domain-containing protein; its protein translation is MKVSTRFFELLRMIGRLWSDFPLLVRLLKAWKNGSYRGLSLRTLASLAAAILYVLSPVDLIPDFIPGIGLIDDAAVLTFLLHSMAQDLAAFRTWEQSRVNL